In the Pogona vitticeps strain Pit_001003342236 chromosome 2, PviZW2.1, whole genome shotgun sequence genome, AGAGTTCTTTATTTCATACTAGAGGCACTTTATTTTACtagagcattcaagaaaaacttagataaccacctggcagatatgctttgatcatattccttccttgagcagggggttggatttgatgatcttgtaggccccttccaacttcacttttctatgattctatgacaaatGAGGGGTCAATTTGGACAAAATTTTTGAAATGAAACACTTCATAGCATTGAACACCCACCACatcattttgaaataataattcaaaTTTGAATATAATGAGAAATTCTAATACAAAGATGCAAAAGAGGTATTACGGGGAACTGGAAACATCGATTTTAGAAACCTTGTGATCTACTGCAAGTTTGAAAACGCAATAATTTAAAATCCTACATTATTCCTGGGAGCAATCTAAAACAAAACTTAAAACCAGATTAAAAGTTGTCCAAGAGGACGTACACAGCAACagaaaaaccatgtgactaccatgtgactttaaatcaaTTGCTTAAACCCTGATCCAGAATGTGAGGTATTTCACAAAAGGATAGTATCTGATGTTTCTCTGAACTAACTACACTGTTGTTGTTCTAAGCATCAGCACTTATTTCGTTATACAACAGAAGCGTCTTTTCTTTTACACAACAAATATCTCGTTATGTTCCAGTGGCAGCTACTTAGTAAGGAAGTAACTCTGTTGGTTGCTTGGCCATAGCTCAGCTAAAGAGGGAGTGTAAAGAGAAGTTTATTCATTGAAAACCTTCCAATTCAGAACCAGTGGTGGCAAGAGAAAAATGTGGCCCTCTGACTGAGTGATTTTACAGCCTGTGACCAGAAGCCTTCTTGAGAGTTTGtagccaaagagagagaaaaaaagtcttgtgaccAATTGATCTTTGATTTCTACATTCATCTTCTTGGGGTGAAGAAAACACCATGGGACATCAGTTTACTCAGCTGCCTTAAGGGGAGATTCTGACATGGCCCTTTCTGAAGACTTCAAAGAGGggcagaaaggtctctcccacaAATGAGGCTTCAGAGAAGGTGTACAGATGGGCTGCTGTGTCAGCATTGTAGAAAGCAACCCTCCCAGCTGCACAATTCAGAGACACTCGGATTCTTTTGAGGTCATCACTTGGAGACAAGCAAGTGAACGTAGGATGGCTGGTAGACGTGTATTCACCGTCCCACTTCTCTACAGCCAAGATACCTTCCTTTGCAGTTGAGATACTGTCTTCCTTTCTCTCCACTGACTCTCGGGTGACCCCTGCCAGCCAGTTCTCCTCACTTCTCACAACAACTTCCCAGAAATGTCTGCCTGCTGTGAATCTCTCCTGTCCCAGCACCATACCACGTTTGGAAAATCTCTTAGGATTGTCAGGCAGATCTTGACTTTTGGATCCATATGTGACACTTTTACGATCTTCAGAAACAATAAGCCACAGATGAGCTGTGTCTGGATCCAGGGTTACATTTGCTGCAGAACAGAGTTGAGAGGAAAAACATAAGGAGCAACATCAATTATAGAATCCACTGACCAACATGCTGACCCTAAGCATGCCAGAGGAATCAAATTCAAAATCAATAGGCCCTTCAAGTACTGCAGGTTGAACCTCTTAACTTACATTCAAAGCACAAATCCCTCTCCTATAATTCAAGATATCTTGAAATAAGCGAGAGGAATGCAACTgaatagactgaggagctaggaaaaccaggactggagtctgACGGATTATAACaatatctattggagagactgacttcctgtgtctgctgtttaatctggactttttcttggctggactgtgtgatATTCTAATAATACTGCCACAGTTGTAATTTAAATTACTGGGCTAAAAGCTGGTCTATATACTATAATACCtgggtaaaggggagaggaaaTATCCAGgggatgttgatgatgatgggtttgatttgttgataaaatagtggaaactaaagagtattatttatacaaatcatactcattggaaagatggaaatggcccctgaaaaatttaaatattaactgttggggactttgtcagataaagaatggcaggatttcagcaggtagaTGAGCGTCTCAGCCAGATTGAAGATTTGATGgaagagaaatcatcagatgttaaacaacagttaaaggaacCTGTATTAATTGCAGAACTGTGTTCATTGAGTGCAATGctaggtaacatagatgggattaagTGCTACCCAgtaagctatttagctacaacagtcagaaaatatgAGGTTAAAAATCGGATTACTGCCCTGGATTCATCCTTCTGTTTcataaaaaagggaagaaaacagagccaCGGAAACAAAATAAGCGTATTGgtaaaatatgggaagtgattgaaatgtatactttttcaggcgtgctgaatgtatgtccaagacaaaaggaaattgaaagaggggatgtatttacaATTGGTCTCAGTTTCTTgatagtgttggaataacttagattcaaaccaaaacataattgtaagttgaaagctagAGGGTAattaaacagtaaaaaaaataagaagtagaaatttgattttttattgaaaaataaatagattggatgcttgtatacttaacatgaatagattggatgattgtttAATTTCACTGATACGCAACCAGCCAAACCGGTGACCCTAAATTCCCTCCCGTGAACTTGGTCCTCAAACAGACATTTACCTTTCTGCAGCTGAAGTCCATGTACCAGAGCATCTGGGCAAAGAAAAATGCACAAACGTCAGGCATCAGAGCACTAAGTCTACAAGAGTTCTGATTAATAAAATACCAGTTCATAACATAGCTGTTGTTGCTTCCTTACTTCAAGTAAAGGACGAATTAACGAATGAGCCTTTTGTCTTTCACTGACACACGAGGTGTGTGGCTCAGAATGAGGCAGGTTGGAAGAGTGGTTCCTTTTCCCCAGTGATGCAGAACCACTCCCTCCAAGCTTCCATCTCTATTTTAATTTTACCTTGAATGTCACCTGGATTCTTCTGATTTGAATTTCTACCCCAAAAGACATCCTCTCTCTTCCCACCTCCGCTGGTCCTTCCCTTTGATCCCCATTGCCATTCTCTGCCCTGTCTTTGCCTGTTGTCTCTTTCCCTcccgaggaagaggaagaagcccTTCCCCCAATGATATCACAGGCGGCGTCTTGGATGTTCAAAACGTGCACAGCCCATAGGAACGGGGCTTGTCTGGGACAAAAGAAACAGGGCTGACACGTCTGGAACAAAAGGGTCTtccgaaaaacaaaacaaacagcaacaacaaaacccacttCCCAAATGAAGGAAAATAATCCTGAAGTTGaagggaactggaaaagatcTATTCAGATCTCCTGTAACTTCATGTAGGCCCGTTAAACAAGCCAAATCAATGGGCAATGGAAGCGCAAACAGGATGCATGGATGAGCCTAATTTTGGCAAAGAGCAAATCCTCCTTATAAATGCTTAAACTGCTTCCAGCTAACATCACCGTATCAGGCCTTTTTACTGGGGATGGGAATTGCATATTTCTGGGCTTCCTCTCCCAGAATCTGCACAGAATCCAacgggcagaattctgggaggcagtAATAAGAGAGAAGGATAGGAAGGGTCAGAGAAACCTCTCATGTTAACTCCGGAACAAAAGCTATGCAGTCGTTTTTCATTACCTTTGAACTGGTTCATGATGGCTGCTAGAAAAGGATTCATATCACAAAAATCCCAAATCTTCCACTTCAGTTCCGGAAGAAAGACGACTGGATTCTCAAATGTAACTTTCTCATTGCTCCTGATGGAGAAAAATACAGTGAACATGCCACCTCTCCCTCCCGTATTTGGGAGCCCTTAACATACTTGTAACAAACAACAGGAAATCTTGCTGTGGAGATGGTACACCTGCAACTCCTGCTCCTAAAGATACTCGTATTCTACACGTAATGGCAGCCTTTTTAATTAGCGTTATCTTTTACCATCCTGTGTTGCTATGAAGAACATAATACTGcaccacactttattgattagTACTAGTAATATAATGCTATTAATTAACTAATAATGCTATTAATCAACTGGTTGGTTAATGCCCAGGGTAGAAAAAAGGGGTGCTCTAAATTAAAAAACATGGTGATtgtttcatcatcaccatcatctcagaactgcaaagtTGGGAATGGAAATCTGGAAAGGCAAAGGCCGTTGTCCCAGGAGACTGGAGGATTACGTGATCTTCTCTGTGCAGACTCTTCCCAGCATTGTGGAGCACTAACAGAAACAAGAAGATACGCTTACCTCTGCAGGATGCTTCCAACGTccttggggagaaaaagagaaacagaaagagggaGTTTAGTGCCATCATCACAATGCGACGAGGCCCACTGGCCTTCCTTCTGCCACAAGGAGTCCACTCCAATCAGGCACTGAGGAGAAGACAGAGACTCCCACAGTGAAGTTAAAGGAAGCCTTTGACTGGGTCCTGCTCTCTCACagggaaaaacagagaagaatTTTAGAATTATAAGGGCCATGTTGGGAGGGAGAGAGCGTTTCTTCTTTCCTCACCATCTCAGTCTATTTTCTGTGCAGAATTACACTCTTTCATGACACAAACATGACCTCAGAAGATACCGTAACTTTCTAACCTGAGGGAGGTGCCATTGATGGCAAGGTTTCCATCCCAGATGCCAACTATGACAAAAGACTTGCTTGGCAAGACCATCTGGACCAGCGTTCCTTTCCCGGAagtggccaaccagatgtttCTAGAAAGCTTATGAAAGGGGCAGGAGCAGAACCTTACTTGGCCAAGAAGCATTCTGAGAAATGAAAATTGCATCCATGTTACACAGAGGGAaaaccagggacgtggtggcgctgcgggctaaaccgcagaagcctgtgctgcagggtcagaagaccagcagtcgtaagatcaaatccacacgacagagtgagcgcccgtcgcttgtcccagctcccaccaacctagcggttcgaaagcatgcaaatgtgagtagataaatagggaccacctcggtgggaaggtaacagcgttccgtgtctaagtcgcactggccatgtgaccatggaaagattgtcttcggacaaacgttggctctatggcttggaaacggggatgagcaccgtcccctagagtcgagcacgactggataaaaattgtcaaggggatcctttacttttacctttacacaGAGGGAAATGCTTGTccacaccaagagaaaagtcttaTTCTTTTATCTCGCCTTGATGTTTCTGCATCTCCTAGCTTGGAGTTCCCAAACCTCAACCTTTCATCCTGTGTGTAGGTGGAACTGCACGACAATTTTGGATCCAGTTTCCCCCTCGAGAGCAGTCTGCTCTGCTTCCATTACTCCTACCTGCAGGAATTCCTCTGGGGGTTGCTGGCACTTCTGCTCCATCTCCCGGATGAGACCTCCAAGGGAGAAGAGCTCCTCGGAGAGCTTGGCCAGGTGCTCATGCTTTTTCCTCACAAtctccttctccacctcttccatCTGGACCATTAAAAGCTTCTCCTGATCTTCCAAAAACTGGCGAAGTTTCTTAAATTCTGCTTTCATCTTTTCCATCTCGGCTTTTGTCTGTTTCTGCAGCAATGAggcagaaaggggagaaaaggaagttTATGGCAAAAGGTGACATTTTCacatgtgattgggttctttagTTAGAGTAGGCGGGCCtagggattcggcgggaatgacaGTCTGAGTAGATGTTATAGTTCCCAacggttttgttttgttatttttaacatcAAACGGTTCAGGACCAAACGGGTCTAACAGTTCAGCATCGGTTAACAAGTTGTACTTTTTAGGCGTAACAACATCTCTAACATCTTCACTCTTTAGGATTTCTTCATCCCAAAAGGGGGGGTTACGGTCTGACACTTCACAGGAGCGTTCAACACTGCGTATGTTGTCCCGCAACAGGGATGCTTCACCATGGAGCCCTCCAGCCTGGGTAGAAAGGGGCTGCCCCCATAAGGAATCTCGCAACCCTCCGAAGGTTGGGAAGTCAAACCCACTATCTGACTCCATCTCTCTTCACACCCTCCAGCACTTAACTTCTTCAATTCTTTGGGTAGAGGCAATAACCCATCTTCCCTCATCAAGTTAGGAAAGTTCTTTACCAGGCTGGCGATTCGCTCTCTCTCTGCTCCAGTCTCCTCCGTCTGTACTTCTCTATCTATTCCATCCaatccccccttcctttctttcctcctcttttatatcATTGCCCCATCTCCACTCCTtagactcctccccccagtccttAGATCTCTCCGCAGAAACACCTCCATAGCTTTGTTCGTTCCGCATTCATCGTCATCCAACTTAATGAGTTCTCCCACCACACATCCTTCACTCTCCTCCGTCATTTTCTCtagtgaggacggctcactcttgATCTTCTGCTTACATCACAGTATCTACAAATGGGGAATTCATGACACTGGACAGTATTTTATATTGTCCAAAGACTTGTCACAGGGGTGGTTTGAGCAAGGGGACGAGAAGTGAGGTCTGGGTATATTTCAACAGCCGGTCATGGTAAAGCCACTACTTGAAATTCATTGGTCTGATACATTCTGCATGtcctgggggagagggggggagaatgGAGCATGGAATGTTGGTGAAGAAtggttctgattggctgggaAGGAAATTAGATAAGGGGGGCGTGTCCTTGCACAagagagcagtgggggggggaagagagatagagtctaagagggagggagagggtaaCAGAGGGAATGAAGAATTGTACCGAAGAAACGTTGAAGTCTAGGAATAAATAACCTTTTTTTGACAATGTTAGTTTAATAAAACCTTATTCTATTCAAACCAAGTGTGCTTTATTCCATACCTAAGGGCTGGTTACGTGATGGGTGTTATGAGGggcgaacacacacacacacacacacacacacacacacacacacacacacacacacacacacacacacacacacgagagcaGCTAAAGGTTAGTGGCATGAAAtgccttgttcttgttgttactaCTGACACATTAGCAGCCCCATTTCCACTTTCCTACAGGGGGCACACTTGGCTGCTTACAACATTAAACCATAATAAAAGCCTGTAAAAAACAATGTCAaccataaaaataacaaaaatacacaaaacaaacaacaccacaTGATAGCTCTACAGGCAGCTAATGTCATCACCTTTAATCACACACGCCTAAAATCCAGTGGGTCCAGATGTCTCTGTACACCCTTTCTTCAAGCAGCAAGAATGGAAACACTTTGCAGTTTGTGGACATGGGGGGGACGACACAGTCCTCCATCTGGGAACCTCTTCCTATGTGCTGGTCAAAGGGGCCGCTGGCCTTCTCACAAGGGGCCCCTCCTGAGGCCAAGAACTCAGGCCTTCTCCTCAAGAACCCTCAGGCCAAAAGCCTTACACACCCAGATTGTCAAAGAGGGGACAGGAGGCAGCCAGGGAGGAAGAGACTGGTGGCCATTGAGGCGGTGGCTGGCACTGGCAGCAGATGGTCGATGGTGGCTCTCTGCCACCCTCAACACTTCACCGCCTGAGACGCTGGTCTTACTCTGCCTGATGGCCAGGCTGTCCCTGCACTGAGGGGCCTTCCGTGCTCGGCTCCCCAACACACCCCTCTGCCCACGTCCCCAGCCTGCCAAATCCCTTCTCTCAGGAAGGCTCAAGGGCTGTTttccagtaaaaataaaaatgcggAGTTGGGGTTAGTCAGCTATGCAAAGTCCAGAGCTAAGCCTAGGAAGCCCCCAGAGGTGTAGAAGGTCCCCCTTTCATGAAGTGAAATGACCCTTTGGATGAAGGTCTTTTGTTCGATTTCCCAATGACACTTCAGGCCATTCCAAATTATAGCTGTTTGTGACGCCTGGTAGCCCTGAAGAAGAACACTAAAAGGATCATAgtgccaaatttaaaaaaaaaaacatttctgaaaaattTAATGTCCACAAAAAGAACATGTTTTCATTAACAAACTcagttgaccatgaaccagaagaactatggatggagataTTATTAGAGAAGAATACAAAATATGCAAATcctgtactgaaaaaaaaaacccagatcagtggttcctaatgttggattcccagatgttctgagAGTTGatcacaactctcagaaatcctggccaagacagctagtggtaaaggcttctggcagttttagtccacggacatctggggacccaaggttggaaagcacAGCTAGATAGATGACAGAAAAAACACTTTAAATTGTTATGGAAAtgtgagaagcaaaaataaaagatgaCAGGAGGAGAATCTTGAATGCAGCTTTTCTGCAtctcacatagagacaaagagaactattataatggCCAGtgtaaagaaagagaagagagcaacaaaagagaaaaagcaagaaatCTCTTTCAGAAGATCCAGGAAACCACAGAAATGTTTAAAGGTGAGTTACGAATGTTAAAAGAACAATAGGGAAGCATAATACCTGaacaagataaaagaaaaagatgatggaAACAATTGAGGACCTATTTAAAAGAGATAAAAAGAGACCAGAGTCCTCTGAAGAAGATTTGTAtgacctgcagttctagaaagtgaattgAAAGCTGTTTTGAAATACCTAGGAATAAATTTATCATTAGGAGTAGATGGGCTACTGATAGAACTACTTCAAGCCATGGAgatggaatctgtcaaaatcctaacaagaatatgctaagaaatacaggaaaaaaacaatggCCCACTGACTGGAAATGTTCGATATGCATTTCAAtcctcaagaaaggagatgccaaggagtgcactACCtgtaggaccattgctctaatttcccatgccaGCAAAGTGATGACCAAGATTTTTCAAAAAAGACTTTTACCTTATAAGAAAAAGTCTTGATGATCACGTGGGATTCTAAAAGAGAGGAGGTAGTTGAGATCACACTGCAATATCCACTGGCCACTGGAGTCTACCAAACCATCTCACAAGTAGTTCAGTCTATGCTTTCTAGACTACAGCAAAGTGGGTGTGCCTGAGCACTTGAATATCCTGATACATAActtctattgtggacaagaatctacTGTAAGGACAGAATACGGAGAGACAGaatggcaaaggtgtcagacaagggagACTTTTATCTTCCTATGTGTTTAATCTATATGGAAATCATATTATTTGGAAAGCTgggctagattcagatgaaggaggagtgaaaattggtgcaAGATGCatgaataatttaagatatagagATGAGACCATCTTTCTGAAATGGTCAATGACTTGAAGGGATTTctgctgaaagtgaaagaagaaagtgccaaagcacaACTACAGTTGACCATTGAAAAGACCAAAGGGATGACTACAGAAGTTCACAACTTTAATATAGACAATGACATAATTTCAACTGTTAGAGCTTTTCTACACCTTGATATAATTATCCATCCTAAGAAGACTTCAGATAAGAAAACTGATAAGAAGAAAATGGATTCATATGATATATGGTGctagaagagagctttgcagataccttgaactgccagaaagacaaacaaatgctTCCTACATAAAATCAGGACTCCTCTCTCTGGAATCAATAACAATGAAACTGAATGTgccatactttggacacatcataagTAGACAAGGttcactggaaaagagaatagtgggaaaagttgaaggcagcaggaaaagaggaagaccaaatgagatggattgaataATCAAGGAAGCCCCAGTCATGAATTCATAAAAGCTATATGGacctgttga is a window encoding:
- the LOC110070826 gene encoding E3 ubiquitin-protein ligase TRIM7-like isoform X4 translates to MAAAALQDLCEEATCSICLEDFMDPITIECGHNFCRACLTRCWEGSEGEEVSCPQCRGKVQRSLFPNRLLANIVELTKKLRLEEEMRAEGKGGACGKHQEPLKLFCKDDEAPICMVCKWSKEHRDHLVVPLEEAAQDYKDLISSRLKLLEEERANILTYKAKTEEESQDLLKQTKAEMEKMKAEFKKLRQFLEDQEKLLMVQMEEVEKEIVRKKHEHLAKLSEELFSLGGLIREMEQKCQQPPEEFLQDVGSILQRSNEKVTFENPVVFLPELKWKIWDFCDMNPFLAAIMNQFKDALVHGLQLQKANVTLDPDTAHLWLIVSEDRKSVTYGSKSQDLPDNPKRFSKRGMVLGQERFTAGRHFWEVVVRSEENWLAGVTRESVERKEDSISTAKEGILAVEKWDGEYTSTSHPTFTCLSPSDDLKRIRVSLNCAAGRVAFYNADTAAHLYTFSEASFVGETFLPLFEVFRKGHVRISP
- the LOC110070826 gene encoding E3 ubiquitin-protein ligase TRIM7-like isoform X3 — encoded protein: MAAAALQDLCEEATCSICLEDFMDPITIECGHNFCRACLTRCWEGSEGEEVSCPQCRGKVQRSLFPNRLLANIVELTKKLRLEEEMRAEGKGGACGKHQEPLKLFCKDDEAPICMVCKWSKEHRDHLVVPLEEAAQDYKETQSATELLKDLISSRLKLLEEERANILTYKAKTEEESQDLLKQTKAEMEKMKAEFKKLRQFLEDQEKLLMVQMEEVEKEIVRKKHEHLAKLSEELFSLGGLIREMEQKCQQPPEEFLQDVGSILQRSNEKVTFENPVVFLPELKWKIWDFCDMNPFLAAIMNQFKDALVHGLQLQKANVTLDPDTAHLWLIVSEDRKSVTYGSKSQDLPDNPKRFSKRGMVLGQERFTAGRHFWEVVVRSEENWLAGVTRESVERKEDSISTAKEGILAVEKWDGEYTSTSHPTFTCLSPSDDLKRIRVSLNCAAGRVAFYNADTAAHLYTFSEASFVGETFLPLFEVFRKGHVRISP
- the LOC110070826 gene encoding E3 ubiquitin-protein ligase TRIM7-like isoform X2 → MAAAALQDLCEEATCSICLEDFMDPITIECGHNFCRACLTRCWEGSEGEEVSCPQCRGKVQRSLFPNRLLANIVELTKKLRLEEEMRAEGKGGACGKHQEPLKLFCKDDEAPICMVCKWSKEHRDHLVVPLEEAAQDYKDLISSRLKLLEEERANILTYKAKTEEESQDLLKQTKAEMEKMKAEFKKLRQFLEDQEKLLMVQMEEVEKEIVRKKHEHLAKLSEELFSLGGLIREMEQKCQQPPEEFLQCLIGVDSLWQKEGQWASSHCDDGTKLPLSVSLFLPKDVGSILQRSNEKVTFENPVVFLPELKWKIWDFCDMNPFLAAIMNQFKDALVHGLQLQKANVTLDPDTAHLWLIVSEDRKSVTYGSKSQDLPDNPKRFSKRGMVLGQERFTAGRHFWEVVVRSEENWLAGVTRESVERKEDSISTAKEGILAVEKWDGEYTSTSHPTFTCLSPSDDLKRIRVSLNCAAGRVAFYNADTAAHLYTFSEASFVGETFLPLFEVFRKGHVRISP
- the LOC110070826 gene encoding E3 ubiquitin-protein ligase TRIM7-like isoform X1; amino-acid sequence: MAAAALQDLCEEATCSICLEDFMDPITIECGHNFCRACLTRCWEGSEGEEVSCPQCRGKVQRSLFPNRLLANIVELTKKLRLEEEMRAEGKGGACGKHQEPLKLFCKDDEAPICMVCKWSKEHRDHLVVPLEEAAQDYKETQSATELLKDLISSRLKLLEEERANILTYKAKTEEESQDLLKQTKAEMEKMKAEFKKLRQFLEDQEKLLMVQMEEVEKEIVRKKHEHLAKLSEELFSLGGLIREMEQKCQQPPEEFLQCLIGVDSLWQKEGQWASSHCDDGTKLPLSVSLFLPKDVGSILQRSNEKVTFENPVVFLPELKWKIWDFCDMNPFLAAIMNQFKDALVHGLQLQKANVTLDPDTAHLWLIVSEDRKSVTYGSKSQDLPDNPKRFSKRGMVLGQERFTAGRHFWEVVVRSEENWLAGVTRESVERKEDSISTAKEGILAVEKWDGEYTSTSHPTFTCLSPSDDLKRIRVSLNCAAGRVAFYNADTAAHLYTFSEASFVGETFLPLFEVFRKGHVRISP